In the genome of Croceimicrobium hydrocarbonivorans, one region contains:
- a CDS encoding DUF2911 domain-containing protein — protein MKVVKWILISLAALALVLYLAFQWMIYNTKKISPEGSASYKFEQYDVKIDYSRPSVKGRTIFGELVPYDEVWRTGANEATEFSTLTDLEIGGKTLPAGEYTLWTIPGPKEWQVIWNSQTDLWGVNWDQVANRDPQFDVLTTTVYKETTPNIIETLSINLVQAGEGLEMQLAWENALIRVPMK, from the coding sequence ATGAAAGTAGTAAAGTGGATCTTAATTAGCCTGGCAGCTCTGGCCTTAGTTCTCTATCTGGCATTTCAATGGATGATTTACAATACCAAGAAAATATCGCCAGAAGGCAGCGCTAGCTATAAGTTTGAGCAATACGATGTTAAGATTGACTATAGTCGACCCTCTGTAAAAGGAAGAACCATTTTTGGTGAATTGGTACCCTATGATGAAGTATGGAGAACCGGTGCCAATGAAGCTACTGAGTTTAGTACTCTTACCGACTTGGAAATAGGCGGTAAAACCTTACCCGCCGGAGAATATACCTTATGGACCATTCCCGGACCAAAGGAATGGCAAGTGATTTGGAATTCACAAACTGATCTTTGGGGTGTGAATTGGGATCAAGTTGCCAATAGAGATCCCCAATTCGACGTTCTTACTACCACGGTATATAAAGAAACTACCCCCAATATTATTGAAACCCTCAGCATAAACCTGGTCCAAGCCGGGGAAGGCCTGGAAATGCAACTGGCCTGGGAGAATGCGCTGATTCGGGTTCCTATGAAATAA
- a CDS encoding OmpA family protein, with protein MSLKPILLLSLVLSSSFLRAQQDTLVYFEVRFDLDSDRLKASEKESLDSLLLQYPISILKGVKLYGHTDSLADIDYNRKLSKRRVLSVLQYLVYQKLDPRLASTDFYGEEKPRYSNAPEERFKNRRVELEFLVDLSLLPDPERKISEQSLETGTKIRLANLNFVGNQAIPMWHSMDELRELLLVMERNPELEIKLHGHVCCSNDFELSVARARMVYDFLLSQGISKNRIEYEGHGNRQPLFDEVDEKSRALNRRVEAEILFNDSKRKEAEAKARLRVEAPVMNVQFIKGNARLSPSGDFMLSLIADMLKESEGLFFEFEVYDNINDSRLSAQRASAIERTFRKKGVKNNLFKVNTLAYRPGLEQSADINLIRVKLIEK; from the coding sequence ATGTCACTAAAACCCATACTTCTGCTTAGCCTGGTTTTAAGTAGTTCTTTTCTTCGGGCTCAGCAGGATACTCTGGTTTATTTTGAGGTGCGCTTTGATCTGGATTCGGATCGATTAAAAGCCTCCGAGAAAGAGTCGCTCGACTCCTTATTACTGCAATATCCAATCTCAATTCTTAAAGGAGTTAAGCTATACGGGCACACCGATAGCCTTGCGGATATTGACTATAACCGAAAATTATCGAAGCGCAGGGTGTTATCGGTTCTGCAGTATTTGGTGTATCAAAAGTTGGATCCACGTTTAGCTAGTACCGATTTTTATGGTGAGGAAAAACCCCGCTATTCTAATGCTCCTGAAGAACGATTTAAGAATCGCAGAGTAGAACTGGAGTTTTTAGTAGATCTCTCGCTTTTACCAGATCCCGAAAGGAAGATAAGCGAGCAAAGCCTGGAGACGGGAACTAAGATTCGATTGGCTAATCTGAACTTCGTAGGAAACCAAGCTATTCCCATGTGGCATAGTATGGATGAATTACGAGAGTTACTTCTGGTAATGGAGCGTAATCCAGAATTGGAAATTAAGCTTCATGGCCATGTTTGCTGTAGTAACGACTTCGAGCTTTCGGTAGCTCGTGCTCGTATGGTTTACGATTTTTTACTGAGTCAGGGGATTTCTAAAAACCGCATCGAGTATGAGGGGCATGGCAATAGACAACCTTTATTTGATGAGGTAGATGAGAAGTCAAGAGCTCTAAATAGAAGGGTAGAGGCCGAAATTCTTTTTAATGATTCCAAGCGAAAAGAGGCGGAGGCTAAAGCCCGATTAAGAGTAGAAGCACCGGTTATGAATGTGCAGTTTATTAAAGGGAATGCTCGTTTAAGCCCTTCCGGAGATTTTATGCTTTCGCTGATTGCAGACATGCTTAAAGAATCTGAAGGTCTCTTTTTTGAATTTGAGGTTTACGATAATATAAATGATAGTCGCTTGAGTGCACAACGTGCCTCGGCCATTGAGAGAACCTTTCGTAAGAAGGGAGTAAAGAATAATTTATTCAAGGTTAATACTTTAGCCTATCGTCCAGGATTGGAACAATCGGCGGACATCAATCTGATTCGCGTAAAATTGATTGAAAAATGA
- a CDS encoding DUF1569 domain-containing protein yields MKELQRYLLLEFPVKLKALKPKAKRQFGEMSVIEMLDHLRKAFLLSHNETQAEITSPAEQLPKLQAFLASDKPIRPGAAAPKVYSEIKGNKEDFEEMKYLLLKEMVAMLAFFDKHPDFTKVHPIFGELNAEQWLQLHKKHTEHHLRQFGIE; encoded by the coding sequence ATGAAGGAACTACAACGCTATTTATTGCTGGAATTTCCAGTCAAACTCAAAGCATTAAAACCCAAGGCTAAGCGGCAGTTTGGCGAAATGTCGGTAATAGAAATGCTGGATCATCTGCGTAAAGCCTTCCTCTTAAGCCATAATGAAACTCAGGCGGAAATTACCAGTCCGGCAGAGCAATTACCAAAGTTACAAGCCTTTTTAGCTTCGGATAAGCCTATCCGACCAGGTGCGGCGGCTCCCAAGGTGTATTCTGAAATAAAAGGGAATAAGGAAGACTTTGAAGAAATGAAATACTTATTGCTCAAGGAAATGGTGGCTATGCTGGCCTTTTTCGATAAGCATCCAGATTTCACCAAGGTACATCCCATTTTTGGTGAATTGAATGCAGAACAATGGTTGCAATTACATAAGAAGCATACCGAACATCATTTACGCCAATTTGGTATTGAATAA
- a CDS encoding LruC domain-containing protein produces the protein MMKKLAPILILALAFQACSEDKSNQQNPIVAQSFDELTVSKNFNWSSSDQIQMEVELKESSLFPMDLQGTKLEIRNELGDRLALATIDHYNRAHFSVLLPDNSNGFYFHLNATGQSWPLELKKNVVLQISDPLDQIASSSNKVLGKQAFTGTPPGTNMLGNAGFEQTVAYKNVGYSFDPTSGTANDQKWYVTDNEFSQPQQNGSKVFKVDNNRWTHLWQIHTVQPGDSIYLSSDYHGYVRAYLFFYSNANSSYAQSSTSKVLSSSDKVIGTVVPNNSTVVVALFNLYDNAWIDNAFLSNPAAITDTDNDGVADGDDDFPNDPTRAYLSYYPTVGRQTIAYEDMWPLKGDYDFNDMVVNVKSSLVKNGDDEWVSAEYEIALDAFGGGIESGLALRLTNSAKNTMSSIISSVSGDASLDPDVTNGIILFSDPDQVRSQYYNNTEAGRMADPDTIRFTINFLANNNGASFLNDFYIFHKNQRGREIHLSGFSGTAAADANLYNTGDDVNGTYKTTTGLPWAMDIVLDGENFRHPMEKVDMITAYPRFSLWAGSAGAQNSDWFQTPNLSDIIDLGGL, from the coding sequence ATGATGAAGAAGTTAGCCCCCATTTTGATTCTTGCCCTAGCCTTTCAGGCTTGTTCTGAAGACAAATCCAATCAGCAAAATCCAATCGTAGCTCAGTCTTTCGATGAACTGACCGTTTCTAAAAACTTCAATTGGAGTAGCAGTGACCAGATTCAAATGGAAGTGGAACTAAAAGAAAGCAGCCTCTTTCCCATGGATTTGCAGGGAACTAAACTGGAAATCCGCAATGAATTAGGAGATCGTTTGGCTCTGGCCACAATTGATCATTATAATAGAGCCCATTTTTCCGTGCTTTTACCAGATAATAGTAATGGCTTTTACTTTCATTTAAATGCCACTGGTCAAAGCTGGCCTTTGGAACTTAAAAAGAATGTGGTTCTTCAAATAAGTGATCCTTTAGATCAAATTGCATCCTCGAGCAACAAAGTGTTGGGCAAACAAGCTTTTACAGGTACCCCTCCAGGAACTAATATGTTGGGTAATGCCGGATTTGAGCAAACTGTTGCTTATAAAAATGTGGGCTATTCTTTTGATCCGACCAGTGGAACTGCCAATGACCAGAAATGGTATGTTACAGATAATGAATTCAGTCAGCCACAACAAAATGGCTCCAAAGTATTTAAGGTAGATAATAATCGCTGGACCCACCTATGGCAAATCCATACCGTTCAGCCAGGTGACAGCATTTACCTTAGTTCCGACTACCACGGTTATGTGCGGGCCTATCTCTTCTTCTATTCCAATGCCAATTCATCTTATGCTCAAAGTAGCACCTCCAAGGTTTTAAGCAGCAGTGATAAAGTAATCGGCACCGTAGTTCCCAATAACAGTACAGTGGTGGTTGCCTTGTTCAATTTGTATGATAATGCCTGGATCGATAATGCCTTCTTGAGCAATCCTGCCGCGATTACTGATACCGATAATGATGGAGTGGCTGATGGTGATGATGATTTCCCCAATGATCCTACTCGCGCTTATTTAAGCTATTACCCTACTGTTGGTCGTCAAACTATTGCCTACGAAGATATGTGGCCACTGAAAGGTGATTACGACTTTAATGATATGGTTGTAAATGTAAAAAGCAGCCTGGTTAAAAATGGTGATGACGAATGGGTTTCTGCTGAATATGAAATTGCTCTGGACGCCTTTGGTGGCGGTATAGAAAGTGGCTTGGCCCTTCGCCTTACCAACAGCGCTAAAAACACTATGAGCTCCATAATTTCATCAGTGAGTGGCGACGCCAGCCTCGATCCTGATGTGACCAATGGTATCATTCTTTTCTCCGATCCCGATCAAGTACGCTCTCAGTATTATAATAATACCGAAGCAGGTAGAATGGCTGATCCCGATACTATTCGCTTCACCATAAATTTTTTGGCGAATAATAACGGAGCTAGTTTCTTAAATGATTTCTACATCTTCCATAAAAACCAAAGAGGGCGCGAAATTCACTTATCCGGATTTAGCGGTACTGCCGCAGCTGATGCCAATTTGTACAATACCGGCGATGATGTAAACGGTACTTACAAAACCACTACTGGCTTACCCTGGGCCATGGATATCGTATTAGATGGTGAGAACTTCAGACATCCCATGGAAAAGGTTGACATGATTACTGCCTATCCTCGCTTTAGTCTTTGGGCTGGAAGTGCTGGAGCCCAAAATAGTGATTGGTTCCAAACTCCAAATCTTAGCGACATTATTGACTTAGGCGGACTATAG
- a CDS encoding fasciclin domain-containing protein, whose product MRRLALLCTLSLVFACSKNDQVNQQTGPLSLNEQVSAISGAKLFGAAMAEADLDLSGKSLTILAPTDASLQDFLADLEVEDFSALKSLIGDSYYNAWLGSHIIPEAAKLENLHSAFVPTLAQNSSNRSVNMHFWRSKSVVRINGHWLNIPGKDRVLSQGYLHQIDEVLRPATLNVLVSAHSSEFSILNRALQVCNLAPLLNNDQNQYTLLAPNDAAFDRYFQSMGCGDLDGYLADHGVAALTDLIKAHLINGAHSLSNLSGRNLSSQLSSANLSVELLGGNLIISRNASAYSSQAQVLVTDITAFNGSLNIINEVLKLP is encoded by the coding sequence ATGCGAAGACTAGCTTTACTCTGCACCCTCTCACTGGTTTTTGCCTGCTCCAAAAATGATCAGGTCAATCAGCAAACCGGCCCGCTCAGTTTGAACGAGCAGGTATCTGCAATTTCCGGAGCGAAATTGTTTGGTGCGGCTATGGCCGAAGCTGACCTCGATTTAAGTGGAAAAAGCTTAACCATTTTAGCACCTACCGATGCCAGCCTTCAAGACTTTTTGGCGGATTTGGAAGTAGAAGATTTCTCTGCATTAAAATCCTTAATTGGCGATAGCTACTATAATGCTTGGCTTGGATCGCACATTATTCCGGAGGCGGCCAAATTAGAGAACTTGCATTCGGCCTTTGTTCCTACCCTAGCTCAGAACAGCAGTAATCGCAGTGTAAACATGCATTTCTGGAGATCTAAGTCTGTGGTGCGTATCAATGGTCACTGGCTTAATATTCCCGGAAAAGATCGGGTCTTGAGTCAAGGCTACCTGCATCAAATTGATGAAGTGCTTCGTCCAGCAACGCTAAATGTTTTGGTAAGCGCGCACAGCTCTGAGTTTAGCATTTTAAACCGTGCGCTTCAAGTGTGCAATTTGGCACCCTTGCTGAATAATGATCAAAATCAATACACTCTTTTAGCACCTAACGATGCGGCATTCGACCGCTATTTTCAAAGTATGGGTTGTGGCGATTTAGATGGCTATTTGGCAGATCATGGAGTTGCCGCTTTGACAGATTTAATTAAGGCTCATCTTATTAATGGTGCGCATAGCCTGAGCAATTTATCGGGCCGTAACCTAAGCAGCCAGTTGTCTTCAGCGAACCTTAGTGTTGAGTTGCTTGGTGGAAATTTAATCATAAGCCGAAACGCAAGCGCCTATTCAAGTCAGGCACAAGTTTTGGTTACAGATATAACAGCATTTAATGGAAGTTTGAATATCATCAATGAAGTGTTAAAACTTCCTTAA
- a CDS encoding ATP-binding cassette domain-containing protein has translation MRKVWLEEKNTDFLSIDSLHFAYDEQPVLNGLKLKMKQGERLGIVGASGSGKSTLLKILDGTLVQSQGSLALNKVDYQQERNDRINKHPKVALMAQDFDLNPSLTADENIEWKGRHLSASALKRYLGRVHRAFHLQKVKDQKLRELSGGQKQRVALACALISDVELLLLDEPFSQLDYYLKQELLQFLENESGDRSIIMVGHEPTDLMRYCDRIAVLDKGRVLQMGTVDEVYHRPLNLQVARLTGMINHLNKEEQEACAMEESLFRPLHCRLQKAKGKSAWELIRLEYHAFGQLGLLKHTSGKQIRAQIPLDGEFQPGTFWALSIKKP, from the coding sequence ATGAGGAAGGTTTGGTTGGAAGAAAAGAATACTGACTTTTTAAGCATTGATAGCCTGCATTTTGCCTACGATGAGCAGCCGGTTTTAAATGGCTTGAAGCTGAAAATGAAGCAGGGTGAGCGATTGGGAATTGTGGGTGCCAGTGGATCTGGGAAAAGTACGCTCTTAAAAATTTTGGATGGTACTTTGGTTCAAAGTCAAGGAAGCCTGGCTCTCAATAAGGTAGACTATCAGCAGGAGCGAAACGACCGTATAAATAAGCATCCTAAAGTGGCCCTAATGGCCCAGGATTTTGATTTAAATCCCAGCCTTACGGCGGATGAAAATATCGAATGGAAGGGTCGGCATTTAAGTGCCAGCGCCTTAAAGCGATATTTAGGTCGCGTGCATCGGGCCTTTCATTTGCAAAAGGTGAAGGACCAGAAATTAAGAGAGCTTTCAGGAGGGCAAAAGCAAAGGGTAGCCTTGGCTTGCGCCTTGATATCGGATGTTGAACTGCTTTTGTTGGATGAGCCCTTTTCTCAATTAGACTATTATTTAAAGCAAGAGCTTTTACAGTTTTTAGAGAATGAAAGTGGAGATCGAAGTATTATTATGGTAGGGCATGAGCCTACCGATTTAATGCGCTACTGCGATCGCATTGCCGTTTTGGATAAAGGAAGGGTATTGCAAATGGGTACGGTGGATGAAGTGTATCATCGGCCCCTAAATTTACAAGTAGCCAGATTAACTGGAATGATTAATCATTTAAATAAGGAGGAGCAGGAGGCATGTGCTATGGAGGAAAGTTTGTTCAGACCTTTACACTGCCGATTACAAAAAGCGAAGGGTAAATCTGCTTGGGAGTTGATACGATTAGAATACCATGCCTTTGGTCAACTGGGACTGCTTAAACATACCAGTGGCAAACAGATCCGAGCACAAATTCCTTTGGATGGGGAGTTTCAGCCTGGCACCTTTTGGGCTTTAAGCATAAAAAAACCCTGA
- the rplT gene encoding 50S ribosomal protein L20, with amino-acid sequence MPRSVNSVASRARRKKVMKMSKGYFGRRKNVWTVAKNAVEKGLLYSYRDRRNKKRNFRSLWIQRINAGARQHGLSYSAFMGLLKKEGIELNRKVLADLAMNHPDAFKAIVTRVKK; translated from the coding sequence ATGCCAAGATCAGTAAATTCAGTTGCATCAAGAGCACGCCGTAAAAAGGTGATGAAGATGTCCAAAGGTTATTTTGGACGTCGTAAAAATGTATGGACCGTAGCTAAGAACGCCGTAGAAAAAGGCCTTTTATACAGCTACCGTGACCGTCGAAACAAAAAACGGAACTTCCGCAGCCTGTGGATTCAGCGTATTAACGCCGGAGCCCGCCAACATGGCTTGTCTTATTCCGCTTTTATGGGATTACTTAAGAAAGAAGGTATCGAGTTGAACCGTAAGGTATTGGCAGACTTAGCCATGAATCATCCCGATGCATTCAAAGCAATCGTTACGAGAGTAAAGAAATAA
- the rpmI gene encoding 50S ribosomal protein L35, which translates to MPKMKTKSSAKKRFKLTGTGKIKRKHAFKSHILTKKETKQKRNLTQSGLVDKADEANIKRQLTI; encoded by the coding sequence ATGCCAAAGATGAAAACTAAATCCAGTGCCAAGAAGCGTTTTAAGCTTACTGGTACCGGTAAAATCAAAAGAAAGCACGCTTTTAAAAGCCACATCCTTACCAAAAAGGAAACTAAGCAAAAGCGTAACCTTACACAGTCTGGTTTAGTAGATAAAGCAGACGAAGCAAACATTAAGCGTCAGCTTACTATTTGA
- the infC gene encoding translation initiation factor IF-3, giving the protein MAKRFHHRRRGPRREPQEDKHKINEKITYPKLRVVGEDVEPAIYSTKEALKIALDRGLDLVVITEKADPPVAKVIDYKKFLYDQKKKQKEIAQKAQKTVVKEIRFGPNTDDHDYEFKRKHAENFLKEGAKLKAYVFFKGRSIVFKDKGEILLLRLAQDLEDLGKVESLPKLEGKRMIMMIAPKK; this is encoded by the coding sequence CTGGCTAAGAGATTCCACCACAGAAGAAGAGGACCGAGAAGGGAACCTCAGGAAGACAAACACAAGATCAACGAGAAGATCACCTATCCCAAATTACGGGTGGTTGGTGAAGATGTAGAACCCGCTATTTACTCCACTAAAGAGGCTTTGAAAATTGCCCTCGACCGCGGTTTGGATTTGGTGGTGATTACGGAGAAGGCAGATCCTCCCGTAGCGAAAGTCATCGACTACAAGAAATTTCTCTACGACCAGAAAAAGAAACAAAAAGAGATCGCTCAGAAGGCGCAAAAAACGGTGGTTAAAGAAATCCGTTTTGGCCCCAACACTGATGATCACGATTATGAGTTCAAACGCAAGCATGCTGAGAACTTCCTGAAAGAAGGAGCCAAATTAAAGGCCTATGTATTCTTTAAAGGACGTTCGATTGTGTTTAAAGACAAAGGAGAAATCCTTTTGCTTCGTTTAGCTCAAGATCTCGAAGATTTAGGAAAAGTAGAAAGCTTACCTAAGTTGGAAGGAAAACGGATGATCATGATGATCGCCCCCAAAAAATAA
- the thrS gene encoding threonine--tRNA ligase, protein MIEITLPDGSKKEYPEGSSAMDVAKGISQGLARNVLSASFNGTTVEANDPLPGSGDLVLYTWDNPEGKKAFWHSSAHLLAQSLEQLYPGIKLTIGPAIDNGFYYDVDFNGHEFGEGDFANLEKTMLENARQKSEFKMRAVSKADALSMYEGNPFKTELIENLEDGTITFCDHAEFTDLCRGGHIPNTGFIKAVKIMNVAGAYWRGNEHNPQLTRVYGVSFPKASMLTEYLELLEEAKKRDHRKLGKELELFTFSQKVGQGLPLWLPKGAELRERLEQFLKKAQRAAGYDPVITPHIGNKELYVTSGHYAKYGKDSFQPIHTPEENEEYLLKPMNCPHHCEIYKSQPRSYRDLPIRFAEFGTVYRYEQSGELHGLTRVRGFTQDDAHIFCTPDQLKDEFKKVIDLVLYIFKTLDFQSYTAQVSLRDQEDRSKYIGSDSNWEKAENAIKEAVVEKELDYVVEYGEAAFYGPKLDFMVKDALGRQWQLGTIQVDYNLPERFELEYKGSDNENHRPVMIHRAPFGSMERFVAVLLEHCGGNFPLWLMPTQIAILPISDKYLDYAQKVSGLLKNYDLRALVDERAEKTGRKIRDAEVSKIPYMLIVGEKEAAENTVSVRKHGGEDLGSMSLQAFVEHVDAQINDEIGEFEV, encoded by the coding sequence ATGATAGAAATTACTTTACCAGACGGCAGCAAGAAGGAGTATCCGGAAGGGAGCTCGGCCATGGACGTAGCAAAAGGCATCAGTCAGGGACTGGCGCGCAATGTACTTTCAGCTAGCTTTAATGGCACGACGGTAGAGGCTAATGATCCCTTGCCCGGAAGTGGCGACCTGGTACTATATACCTGGGATAATCCCGAAGGTAAAAAGGCTTTTTGGCACTCCTCTGCCCACCTTTTAGCCCAAAGCTTGGAACAATTATATCCCGGCATTAAGCTTACTATCGGGCCTGCGATCGACAATGGTTTTTACTATGATGTAGATTTTAATGGTCATGAATTTGGTGAAGGCGACTTTGCCAATTTGGAGAAAACCATGCTCGAAAATGCCCGTCAGAAATCTGAATTTAAGATGCGGGCGGTTTCCAAAGCGGATGCACTTTCGATGTACGAAGGCAATCCCTTTAAAACCGAATTGATCGAGAATCTGGAAGATGGCACCATTACTTTCTGTGATCATGCAGAGTTTACCGACTTGTGTAGAGGTGGACATATTCCCAATACCGGCTTTATTAAAGCGGTAAAAATTATGAATGTTGCCGGAGCTTACTGGCGTGGAAATGAGCATAACCCTCAATTAACCCGGGTTTATGGTGTTTCTTTTCCCAAAGCTTCGATGCTTACCGAATATCTCGAATTACTGGAGGAAGCTAAAAAACGTGACCACCGTAAACTGGGTAAAGAATTAGAACTCTTTACTTTTTCTCAAAAGGTAGGTCAGGGTTTACCCTTGTGGTTACCAAAGGGAGCCGAATTACGCGAGCGCCTGGAGCAGTTCCTTAAAAAGGCCCAACGTGCAGCAGGTTATGATCCTGTTATTACTCCGCATATTGGTAATAAGGAACTGTATGTAACCAGCGGGCATTATGCCAAATACGGAAAAGACAGCTTTCAGCCTATTCATACTCCGGAAGAGAATGAGGAGTACCTCTTAAAACCCATGAACTGTCCGCATCACTGCGAGATATATAAAAGTCAACCACGCTCCTACCGCGACTTACCCATTCGTTTTGCAGAATTTGGTACCGTATATCGTTATGAGCAAAGTGGCGAATTACATGGTTTAACTAGGGTACGTGGCTTTACTCAAGATGATGCGCATATCTTCTGTACTCCGGATCAATTGAAAGATGAGTTCAAGAAGGTAATTGACTTGGTATTATACATTTTCAAAACCTTGGATTTCCAAAGCTATACCGCTCAGGTTTCCTTGCGCGATCAGGAAGATCGTTCAAAATATATCGGTAGCGACAGCAATTGGGAAAAAGCTGAAAATGCGATTAAGGAAGCGGTAGTTGAGAAAGAATTGGACTACGTAGTGGAATATGGCGAAGCTGCCTTCTACGGTCCTAAACTCGACTTTATGGTAAAAGATGCGCTGGGTCGCCAGTGGCAATTAGGTACCATTCAGGTAGATTACAATTTACCAGAGCGCTTTGAATTAGAGTATAAGGGTTCCGATAATGAGAACCATCGTCCGGTTATGATTCACCGTGCCCCTTTTGGAAGTATGGAGCGATTCGTAGCGGTATTACTGGAACACTGCGGTGGCAACTTCCCTTTGTGGCTGATGCCCACCCAGATAGCTATTCTTCCGATTTCGGATAAATACCTGGATTATGCGCAGAAAGTTTCAGGATTGCTTAAAAATTACGACCTTCGCGCCCTCGTTGACGAGCGTGCTGAAAAAACTGGCCGTAAAATTCGAGACGCTGAAGTTTCCAAAATCCCATATATGTTAATTGTTGGGGAGAAAGAAGCGGCGGAAAACACAGTCTCCGTGCGGAAACACGGCGGAGAAGATCTAGGCAGCATGTCCTTACAAGCTTTTGTAGAACATGTAGACGCACAGATCAACGATGAAATAGGTGAATTTGAAGTATAA
- a CDS encoding DUF1801 domain-containing protein, which yields MAKELKTKENDLPVEDFIDSLDNEKQKEQSYTLLELFKSISGSEARMWGGSIIGYGHYDYVYSSGQSGTWMRGGFSPRKGKFSLYIMSGFSHYGEILGRLGKYKTGKSCLYINKLEDVDLEVLKELIAGSFQFMKEKYPEGA from the coding sequence ATGGCCAAAGAACTCAAAACGAAAGAAAATGACCTTCCGGTAGAAGATTTCATTGATTCACTGGATAATGAAAAGCAGAAAGAACAATCCTATACGCTCCTAGAGCTGTTTAAAAGCATCAGTGGCTCCGAAGCCAGGATGTGGGGAGGCAGTATTATCGGCTATGGGCATTACGATTATGTTTATAGCAGCGGTCAAAGTGGTACTTGGATGCGTGGAGGCTTTTCGCCCCGCAAGGGTAAATTCTCCCTTTATATAATGAGCGGATTTAGCCATTATGGCGAGATTCTGGGTCGATTAGGAAAGTATAAAACCGGCAAATCCTGTCTCTATATCAATAAACTGGAGGATGTGGATCTAGAGGTTTTAAAGGAATTGATTGCCGGAAGTTTCCAATTCATGAAAGAAAAGTACCCAGAAGGCGCTTAA
- a CDS encoding PaaI family thioesterase: MNKEEVLALFAKGNQNTLMETLNIEYTDVSMDPPMLKATMPVNSRVHQPMGLLHGGATAALAESLGSAASFMLIDREHEAVVGIELSCNHLRSIREGMVYGTARILHQGKSTHLWEIEVRDAEDRLISHCKLTNMILQRSKLK; this comes from the coding sequence ATGAATAAAGAGGAAGTTCTGGCCCTATTTGCAAAGGGCAATCAAAATACTTTAATGGAAACCTTGAATATTGAGTATACCGATGTTTCCATGGATCCCCCCATGCTAAAAGCTACTATGCCCGTAAATAGCCGAGTGCATCAACCGATGGGTTTATTGCATGGTGGCGCTACTGCTGCTTTAGCGGAAAGTCTAGGTAGCGCTGCTAGCTTCATGTTGATTGATCGCGAGCATGAAGCGGTAGTCGGAATTGAATTAAGCTGTAATCATTTACGTTCCATTCGCGAAGGCATGGTGTATGGCACAGCCCGCATCTTACATCAGGGTAAGAGCACTCACCTTTGGGAAATTGAGGTGCGCGATGCAGAAGATCGTTTGATTTCACATTGTAAGCTCACCAATATGATTTTACAGCGTTCCAAGCTGAAATAG